The following nucleotide sequence is from Primulina tabacum isolate GXHZ01 chromosome 2, ASM2559414v2, whole genome shotgun sequence.
GACAATTCTATACATTTAGTTTTAACTACTCATTAAAAAAACTTTACATTTTTaccctttattatttaaataaatatattattttatccatcaaaattatatcatttttctccatttaaaatataattttatcaaaatattgtttctcaattatcatggaataaaagtaaatacttattttgacatacaaaGTACCTATTATGGGatttcagatacttgatttcgctatttgaatactccaaatatataagaaaatactatattttcgagcattcaccgtaaattcagtcattgttggtattttcattaaaaatgcattaggatgacttattcatgtcattttattttttaaaaaaaacataggtcatcactcatcatgaaataagattaagtatttattttcaccaataaaatatctattttgtaGTTCCAAATGCTTGATTTTActctttgaatactccaaatgtgtaagaaaatattGGATCTTCGAGCTATcacaataaattcaataaagttggtattttcattgaaaatgcattaagatgacttattcatgtcatctaaTTTTTGTAAAAACACAGTTTCTCACTCTTTGTTGAATTAGAAAAATTACTTATTTTGATCAATAAAATACCTATTTCCGGgttccaaatatttgattttggctatttgaatacttcaaatgtgtaagaaaatacttaagttttaagtaatattaagtgacttttgattgtgtcatttgtgaagttaaaatgtgatacttaaatTGGTACAAAAAGTATCTAATTAGAGTAtataaatacattattttaccccgtaaatactcatatccaattatttgaggatgccaaaatataatttgaagttaatattaagTGACACCGATGATGATATTCGTGAAacaaaaatgtgatacctaaattaatacaaataatacataattcgagttcacaaacacttgattttaccttttaaatactcaaattcgattgagtatgtcaaaatatataatttgaagataatattgaatatttttttatgatgagATTTGTGAATAAAAAACGTGCTACCTAAAATTGGTACAAACAGTACCTATTTTGATTTCacatatacttgattttaccattttaagactcaattttgattatttcgggatataaaaaaatatagttagtaatattgagtgacttttgatgtgtcatttgtgaagttaaaatgtgatatcTAAATTAGTACAAAAAATATCTAATTCGAGTCTACCAATACTTTATATTACTTCCTAAATGAGAAgtattttaatttgagtttgcaaatacttgatttcgtaaatgagatactcacaatatgtattaaaatactggatattcgaataagcaacgtaagttcatcaagtgttggtatttttatggaagatatatttggatgacatattcatctcatttaataattaaaaaaaaaaacaaattctcaactaagcatgaaaattttaaagtacttagttttacttgagaagtacctaatttaagtttgcaaatatttgatttcgtaaatgagatactcacaatatgtattaaaatactatatattcgaataggcaacgtaagttcaccaagtattGATATTTCCATGGAAtaagcatttggatgacatattcatatcatttaatattttttctgtaaaagaaaaaacaaattcccaactaagcataaaaattttaaagtatttgtttttatttgagaagtacctaatttgagattgcaaatatttaatttggtacatgagatactcataatatgtaatagaatactggatattcgaatatgcaacgtaagctCACCAAGTATTTATCTTTCCTTGgaatatgcatttggatgacatattcatctcatttaaagaaaaaaatactaataaatataatgaataaTTACCAATAAGTATTATGTCAAATAAGTATAATTGTCAAATAAGTCATTCAATGAATATCAAAACGTATTGTCAATTAATATTTATGAGTATTTTATAAATCATTGATCCAAGAATCGATAGATATGCTTAAAGTGCAAACTTCAAGCTCATTTACGAACTATGTTCATAATGCATCTCTCAATTAGTCCATGATGAATAATGaactatgtttatttatttaaatgatatgaatAAGTATACTAATGAATTTTACATGGAAAGATTGCATAtttgaatatccagtattttaatgcatattgtgagtatctcatttacgaaatcaagtatttacaAACttaaattaggtacttctcaagtaaaactaagtacttttaaattttcattcttatttgataatttttttaccaaaaaaatattaaataagatgAATATGTAATCCATGATtagtgatcgagcaaaactttcaTTGTAAAATTcttagtaaaaattaataatattcaagctcaaaataatcgcaagtgcacgatgtcaagtaataatatagtcaTTGACTTtcaataatcgcaagtgcatgATGTCAAAATGTTCCATGCTTATTGATTGAGCAAAACTTTCATTGTCTAAGGactgtatttctcaattattatTCTCAGTTATTCAATTTTTAGCAGCGATACTTCAGATGATTGTTTACTACTacgattattaaataaaaactcaatgaaatggttcaaggattaaatgatgaaataaataagctagaatgattgattaaagttcaatgagaaatgaatttgttgtgaatctcggttcacctacccctcgctAATCTACTTGATTCGTTCGACAATGATCTATGCTTTCGACGAGATTTCATATCCAACTGAACACGCCCTCtcaagctatgccaaactaattcaactcagtgaagtaattaaatctctttaattatttataaatggtgaattgcatgtcgtttTATTAAATCTCATAGCTTTCGACCTACTGAACTATGACTATCAACGTGTATCCGACTTCATATTTCtctgtaaattgtaaatccacggattatgctactcgttcctatcgcGGACTATTCTCTCGAAGAACATTGTCcggaaatcttcaaatcttcgcTCTAAGCCTTTTTTTCTCCTTCAAAGCTTTGTGGCTGCTGAAATGTCcttgaacatgtcatccaaatacaTCTTACGCGAGCACTTGATGAACTTACGttacatattcgaatatccagtattttaatactcattttgagtatctcatttaccaaatcaaatattttaaaactgaaattagatatttcgcaaataaaactaagtacttgaaaaagttcaatacttagttgcgaatttgtttttttttaacaattaaaaaaactattaaatgaaatgaacatgtcatccaaatgtatcttggatggaaatgtgagcacttggtgaacttacattgcatattcgaatatccagcaTTTTAAgactcattctgagtatctcatttacccaATCAAgtatattaaaattgaaattaggtatttcgcaagtaaactaagtatttgaaaaagttcaatgcttagttacgaatttgtttttttaacaataaaaaaataattaaatgaaatgaacatgtcatccaaatgcatcttggatggaaatgtgagcacttggtgaacttacgttgcatattcgaatatccagtattttaatacccactctatctcatttaccaaatcaaatattttaaaattgaaattaggtatttcgcaagtaaaactaagtacttgaaaaagttcaatgattagttacaaattttttttttaaacaataaaaaaataattaaatgaaatgaacatgtcatccaaatgcatcttggatggaaatgtgagcatttggtgaacttacgaTGCATATTCTaatattcagtattttaatactcattctgagtatttcatttaccaaatcaagtattttaaaattgaaattaggtatttcgcaagtaaaactaagtacttcaaaaagttcgatgcttagttgcgaatttgttttttttttttaacaataaaaaaacaattaaatgaaatgaacatgtcatacAAATATATCTTGGATGAAAATGCGTGCACttgtgaacttacgttgcaaattcgaatatccagtattttaatactcattctgagtatctcatttaccaaatcaagtattttaaaattgaaattaggtatttcgcaagtaaaactaagtatttgAAAAAGTTAAATTCTTAGTTGcaaatttgtttttcttttaaaaataaaaaaatatttaaatgaaatgtacatgtcatctaaatgcatcttggatagaaatacgagcacttggtgaacttacattgcctactagaatatccagtattttattaatttttatgagtATCTCAATTATCAAATGAAgtatttaaaattgaaattaggtatttcgtaaataaaagtaagtacttcaaaatgttcaatgcttagttgcgaattttttttaaaaaataattaaatgaaatgaacatgtcatccaaatgcatattgGATGGAATGCGAgcatttggtgaacttacgttgcatattcaaatatccagtattttaatactcattttgagtatctcatttaccaaatcaagtattttaaaattgaaattaggtatttcgcaagtaaaactaaatacttgaaaaagttcaatgcttagttgcgaatttatttttttaacaataaaaaaataattaaatgaaatgaaaatgtcatccaaatggatcttggatggaaatgcgagcatttggtgaacttgcattgcatattcgaatattcagtattttaatacacattctGAGTattttatttactaaatcaagtattttaaaattgaaattaagtatttcgcaagtaaaactaagtatttcaaaaagttcaattagttgcgaatttgttttttttttaaatttaaattcaatttacatgtcatccaaatgcattggGAATGGTGAGTAGAAAGAGAAGATGACCAATAGAAATATGTATTTATATCATTTTATATTAATCAAAAAggtaaaaaagtaaaaatgCATGAAACATGTATTAAAAACTAAATTGATCTTTTGTCAggtattaaaatacaaaaaaaaactcCTGAGTACTAAATCTTAAATAAATCATAGACAGATGTATTTTTCTCCAAATTGGCCATTGACGATTCAACgctcaaaatcaaataaatggaattttttaaaaacttgACTAGTACAGTAGTACTTGTTTTGTTAAAAGATCTGCTGGAAAAATGGGAGGttgataaaatagaaaaaaatatgaaagTCGGTGAAGAAGGAAAAAAGAATTCTTACAATTTATGGGTAGATATTAACAACTAATTTTGTCCTCGAGGAATTCAGAAAAATAAAGAGAATTCCCTAGGCATGCGAGCGAGAATCAGGAGAGATTAACGTGCAGACTGGCCGTTCTGATGGAGTTACAGACGGGGCAAGCTTGAAGAGATGACCCACATAAACTGCACAGGCACAGATGCCTGCATGGCAAAAGTAGTACGCACGACTCCTCTTTCCCACAACTCCTGCACATCCTATAGCTTCTTTGGTGTTTGTCCCCGCCCGCCTCCTTCAAGTTGCTGCCGCAGCACGATTGAGCATCGTCCGCTGTGTGGTGTTGTTCGTCTTCGACTTGGGCCAGGACTTGTTGAAGATCGGATCTTAGAGCGTTCGCCGTGGCTTCGTTGCTTTGTGCCAAATCCCTCCAGATTTGGTTTTCCATCGATAGCGATTTCACTCTCTCCTCCAGTGCCCAGTTTAGCTCTACAATCTTTTTCAGTTCGTCTTCTTTTGCTCTCAGTTTGCTCGTCATGTTTTCTTTCACTGCTTCCGCGATTCGTCGGGAAAATCTTCTGTGACTTTCTTCCATTTCCATCCACACTTTCTCCgcctaaattttatttttcgagAGGTGATTTGAAATAAAGATGAAGAAATTAAACCAagagataatatatatatatatatatatatatatatatacaccgtAACATACATGTTGGGAGATGAATCGATCCATTTCCATTCTTTTCTGGTGGATCTGAAGCGTGATATCTTCACCTAGAAAATTGAAAGAAGTGCAACGATTATTCGCATTCTCGTTCTGCGCTACGTTTGGAAACGACGAAAGTattggattgatatttgattctCTCGAACGCTTCCTCGAAACGCCGAGACAGTTGTATGATTTCATTGCCTCGGATTTGGCCGGAAAAGTATCCGCTAACGTCGAGCAGTACATAGGTAAAGCAGAATCCGTCGCCGTTGTGATTCCAGCTAACGGAGCCACAACTCCATACGTCATCTGAGCTCCAAACGCGCTTCCATTTCTTTCCTCGCTGTTCACCATCAACCctctgcaaaaaaaaaaaactcaaatttcTTCTCTGCTAGACCATCAAGAAAACGAAAACAAAACCCTTGAAGAATAACAGAACATACTGATTGCCAAGAACCGGTGGACGAAACAGATTGAGATGCCGAGCTTCAACTGCCATTAAAAAATCTTGGTTTTCTTTGAGGGAAGTGAAGGAGAGGCTATCTATATCGTAACTTGCATGTAAATCTATATCTTTCAGTTCGCGACAGATGGAATTGAGAGGTGGAGAGAAGGTGAGGGAAAATGAAATAGAATACGAAGTGGAAATGATGGCTTCAATTTTATCATGTTTGTTATATATCTGtcgtttgatattttcattttagaTCAGATATTAACGCTTTATTTGTTTGATCCACAACTTATTTAAAAATAGTTATATATATTGCataaatttgtgtgagacgatgtcacgggtcgtatttgtaaGACGggtcttttatttgggtcatccatgaaaaatattattttttatgctaagggtattattttttattgtgaatatcaatagggttgacccgtctcacagataaagatccgtgagaccgtctcacaagagacctactatatatatatcatgaaattCGTCTTTTcctgatttcaaaattttaatacGCTGATTTTTGGggtaaaaaaaacaataaaagaaaTAATCTTGTAAACGATGTTGGGCCTGTTAGAATGAGAAGTAGAAATGATCCTGAATTAAaaaattttgcaacaaaatttgtgtgagacaattttatgggtcatattttgtgaaacggatctcttatttggatcatccatgaaaaagtattactttttatgctaagagtaatactttttttattgtgaatataggtaGAATTGACcaatctcacagataaaaattcacgAAAGTGTCTCACATCtgatcaaaaattttaactTGCTAATTTTAATTTGCTGCAATTAAGGGCACGCTTAGGACAGTCCCACATAATTAGTTTACAATAGGGTTCCATTATTTTTACTTATTTTTCTAATTCATTTACTGTTCAGTAAATAATAAGACCATATTTTatggtttttaaaaaataatcaaattatcaTTTGGGGATGGAGCGAGAAAAATGATCCATTATATCCTCAATAAGTGATGTTGATGAAAAACATGGAGATGTTGGGAGGTTTGATCTTGTTTTGAAAGTTCGGATTAGAACTTCGAATCTGGAAACACAAACAAGAACGTTAGAATGGGTCGGACAGTTGTTCGACGTAGCTCCTCTGACGCTCAAGTTAGCTAATAGAAAAATAGAGAGAGTACTATGTGTGTTCTGAATGAGAGAATTtatggatcaatatacaataaCCAGAacatggtatttataggagaagagTCACTATTCGAGAGTACAGTTCTCCGATGACTAAAACTTTGATATTTGTAGGATTCTAAATATGTCGGTATTCTTCTCCTGTTTCACTCTAGATCCTCAAAATCTTAGATCAAGTTAAGTTAAATCTCCCTAAGCCTTATTTTTGTGGATGACCTGCTGATACATCTGACTAGGAGCTCTCGTGAGGCATGAGCTCGTGTGTTGTGTAGTGAGCCTGTCCACGTTCTTAATAGGAGGTCGGCCAAGACTTTGTTAATCGCTGCGATGACATATGCTAAGAGGTCATATTAGACCTTTCTGGGAGGTCGGCAACCTTGCTAATCGATGAGATTATCGAAGTATAGGAGGTCGGTTCGGCTGAGCTTCCGGATGATCTCCTTACGGCTCTGAGTAAACGAAGCCCACAGTAAGTCCCTCGATGATATGCTGGATTCGGGTGAATGAAGTAACCTCTTAATGAACCATATCTATTAAGGTGACCTCTCGGGGTTACCTGGATATTGGGTATGCATTCTCTCGGGCTGTCGAGAGTGGTCCGAGCGTATTTCCTGGAATATCAATGGGTATCGACAATAAATTTTATTCGGTTCAGCATCACACCTCAAATGGTGTAGATAGCAgtttttttcaatttcttcaAGAAGAAATGTCCATTTCAATCTTGATTACTATTGTGCATTTGTACCGCTTGCACTGCACAGCAGGGGAATAAACCGTCGTGGTCCATcagaataaataaatatccTTAGATCCAATGTATCTGATTGTCGCTACTCACACACATTTCTAATTCGTATTAGAAGCATCTTTATTTAGGATTCGGAGTGAGCAGATTTATATCCGTTGGAAGCATCGAATCGATTTATacatacaataaaaaataacattttttataGATCATATCATGTTGGAGATCCatatcaataaaaattaatccgTGAGACGGTATCATACGATACGATGTGTAGaattatttgtaaaaatattttttccaaaatCTGAAACACAATAAAATGTGCTACTTACCTTAGCTTttcaaaaaagagagagaactTACAATCCAATTCCAATTGCGGATATTCCTAGGCTAGAAAAAATCGATCGCTAACGTCAAAGTAAAGGCGAGTAcctattattataattatataaaaataaaaatttaggaATGCCTCGACGTGAAATTTAATAAATGAAATCAATGTCTGAAAAACTTTATATTATGTTActcaattgtataaaatatacaacactacacacacacacacacatatatatatgtatacatatacatatacatatatatatgtttgtagTATGTAAATAGTGATTTCCCTACAACACTAAATCTACGTAAGATCAGTTCATAGTTGATATCATCTACCaactctattttttttttaaaatgaatgatTCATTAAAATAAGTAAAAGTTAGTACAGGTACAAATACACTGGGCATCGCCAGGGACAAATCAATCTAGCATAATCAGTCTCTAATCATATGAACCATAACCCAGAGTCCAAATTTAAATTACATCAACCTTTACTTTTTGTTTCACCACCGCTCAATTGAGACCATAAAagtaaaataaagtaaaaaagGGATAAATAAAAAGTTGGCGGTGGGGGTGAAAAAatcggtttttttaaaaaattcaagaacTAATTTCCGTATTGCAAAACGCAACCAGCAAATGCGGATGCtgcaaaaatattttgtagCGTTCGTTTATCGTTGATTTATGTGTTCAATTTTCTTCTTAGTTTATTTGTCTTTTCAGCAATTTACTACATTCAATTATGTGATCAATAATTGGATTACTATATGTATTTGAGACATGTCATTCACGAGATGAGATGTCGAATAACACTATAGAAAAATATATGATTGATGTTTATAGATTTTGGAAGGTCATAATTACATCGAATCCATTAAAAGAATCAGCAGTGCTattgaaattattaaaaatattttatttttaatagagATATTAAAATCGATATTAGATAATTAATTCCTATCTGTCACTTGGGAAAGAGAGTAGGAAGACTTGAGAACTCTTTGTTTGTAAacgagttgaatttataaatataaatatcaatGATAATTTAGTGTAGTGGAAGCCAAATGAAATGACAC
It contains:
- the LOC142537933 gene encoding putative BOI-related E3 ubiquitin-protein ligase 3, yielding MAVEARHLNLFRPPVLGNQGLMVNSEERNGSAFGAQMTYGVVAPLAGITTATDSALPMYCSTLADTFPAKSEAMKSYNCLGVSRKRSRESNINPILSSFPNVAQNENANNRCTSFNFLGEDITLQIHQKRMEMDRFISQHAEKVWMEMEESHRRFSRRIAEAVKENMTSKLRAKEDELKKIVELNWALEERVKSLSMENQIWRDLAQSNEATANALRSDLQQVLAQVEDEQHHTADDAQSCCGSNLKEAGGDKHQRSYRMCRSCGKEESCVLLLPCRHLCLCSLCGSSLQACPVCNSIRTASLHVNLS